One genomic region from uncultured Fretibacterium sp. encodes:
- a CDS encoding type III pantothenate kinase — MLLVMDVGNTTTVVGIFDGEKLTAHWRLSSILHTSDELGIYLLTLLGTKGVGAEGIDGAVFASVVPPLDLPVSEAIRNFLDVEALRVDAFTDIGMEIRYASPREVGADRIVNALGGRAKYGAPLIVVDYGTAITLDVVSVDGAYLGGVIAPGLVSGISALFGRTAKLPQVGVELPPSVIGRNTNESIQSGILFGNAGLTDRLVEMVRSELGVQARVVATGGHAELMAELSRTIDQVDPWLTLDGLRLIHERASVKRALP; from the coding sequence ATGCTTCTGGTGATGGATGTGGGCAACACCACGACGGTTGTGGGGATATTCGACGGGGAAAAACTGACGGCGCATTGGCGGCTTTCTTCCATTCTGCATACGTCCGACGAGCTGGGAATCTATCTGCTCACCCTGCTCGGGACCAAGGGAGTGGGGGCCGAGGGGATCGATGGCGCGGTGTTCGCGAGCGTCGTCCCCCCCCTCGACCTCCCCGTGAGCGAGGCGATACGGAACTTCCTGGACGTCGAGGCCCTGAGGGTGGACGCCTTCACGGATATTGGCATGGAGATACGTTACGCCTCCCCGCGCGAGGTCGGGGCGGACCGCATCGTCAATGCCCTGGGCGGACGCGCGAAGTATGGGGCGCCGCTCATCGTCGTCGACTACGGGACGGCCATCACCCTCGACGTTGTGTCCGTGGATGGGGCCTATCTGGGAGGCGTGATCGCCCCTGGCCTCGTATCGGGGATCTCCGCGCTCTTCGGCCGCACCGCTAAGCTGCCTCAGGTTGGCGTGGAGCTGCCGCCCTCGGTCATCGGGCGCAATACCAACGAATCCATCCAGTCCGGGATACTCTTTGGCAATGCGGGGCTGACGGATCGGCTTGTGGAGATGGTCCGTTCCGAGCTCGGCGTCCAGGCCAGGGTGGTGGCCACGGGCGGACATGCGGAGCTCATGGCCGAGCTCTCCAGGACCATCGACCAGGTGGACCCCTGGCTCACCCTGGACGGCCTGCGCCTGATCCACGAGCGAGCCTCCGTGAAAAGAGCCTTGCCGTGA
- a CDS encoding tRNA-dihydrouridine synthase family protein codes for MTASAFFVGGLALANPLCLAPLAGVTAAPVREFFTRLGAALTHTEMVSCAGLVRANRKTSDMLETLPGEGPVILQLFGGEADTVARGAEVALELKGARGGDVFAGLGLNMACPMPKVTRRGAGAALLNAPSEAFEMTRRLGRLGLPVWVKIRRVSEGKNEDTIRFVEGLLDAGAENVCIHGRTAAQRYEGRSDRTVVAEAARRFPGRIAASGDVRTPEDVREYLGAGCAAVMLARGALANPWLFPESLRALELPIPGGFLDPSPELRGAELSRLGERARALCGERLAVVLLKRLMGGMLRGMSGAAELRRRAGCASDLDALLEVFRAGMAVD; via the coding sequence GTGACGGCGAGCGCGTTTTTTGTCGGTGGACTGGCGCTTGCCAACCCGCTCTGTCTGGCGCCCCTGGCCGGGGTCACGGCGGCGCCGGTCAGGGAATTCTTTACGAGGCTGGGGGCCGCCCTGACCCACACGGAGATGGTGAGCTGCGCCGGATTGGTGCGGGCGAACCGCAAGACCTCGGATATGCTCGAGACCCTGCCGGGCGAGGGGCCCGTGATCCTCCAGCTCTTTGGGGGAGAGGCGGATACGGTGGCGAGGGGGGCGGAGGTCGCCCTGGAGCTCAAGGGCGCGAGAGGGGGGGACGTCTTTGCCGGGCTGGGGCTCAACATGGCCTGCCCCATGCCCAAGGTGACCCGGCGAGGGGCGGGCGCGGCTTTGCTGAACGCCCCTTCCGAGGCGTTCGAGATGACGCGCCGGCTGGGGCGCCTGGGGCTTCCCGTCTGGGTCAAGATACGTCGGGTCAGTGAGGGGAAAAACGAGGATACGATACGTTTTGTGGAGGGATTGCTCGATGCGGGGGCCGAGAACGTCTGTATCCATGGCCGGACGGCGGCCCAGCGCTACGAGGGGCGTTCGGACAGGACGGTTGTGGCGGAGGCGGCGCGGCGTTTCCCCGGCAGGATTGCCGCGAGCGGCGATGTGCGCACTCCCGAGGACGTTCGGGAATATCTGGGTGCGGGATGTGCTGCCGTGATGCTGGCGCGGGGCGCTCTGGCGAATCCCTGGCTGTTCCCCGAATCGCTTCGCGCGCTGGAGCTTCCGATCCCCGGAGGCTTTCTCGATCCGAGCCCGGAGTTGAGGGGCGCGGAGCTGTCGCGCCTCGGCGAGCGGGCCAGGGCGCTGTGCGGAGAACGTCTGGCCGTGGTGCTGCTCAAGCGGCTGATGGGGGGAATGCTCAGGGGGATGAGCGGGGCGGCCGAGCTGCGCCGTCGCGCGGGCTGCGCCTCGGACCTGGACGCGCTGCTGGAGGTCTTCAGGGCCGGTATGGCCGTGGATTGA
- a CDS encoding DegT/DnrJ/EryC1/StrS family aminotransferase yields MNDRLPILDLSRAYAEIRDEVRRALERVFEAQSFILGREVRAFEEHVESYLELPKGSAIGCASGTDALILALMALDVGPGDEVVTTPYSFFATAGAVVRLGARPVFADIDPMTGNIDLVEVERRLTPRTKAFLPVHLFGQTVPLEGVSELCAERGVAIVEDAAQAFGAWRRAENRIARAGAVGDVGCYSFFPTKNLGGCGDGGMIVTRDTGRAERLRRLRVHGEGRTYFHEEVGLNSRLDALQAAVLDVKLPHLERWNADRRLCADRYRLLFESRGLTDRVTLPEELAGNHHIYHQYVVRVPDRDRLMAHLDGLGLTTRVYYPLPLHLQPCFAFLGGRPGDCPQAERLSQEALALPIFPGLEAEEQERLVEAIAAFMT; encoded by the coding sequence GTGAACGATCGTCTGCCTATTCTGGACTTGTCCCGGGCCTATGCGGAGATACGGGACGAGGTGCGAAGGGCTCTCGAGCGCGTGTTCGAGGCTCAGTCCTTCATCCTGGGGCGCGAGGTCCGCGCGTTCGAGGAGCATGTCGAGAGCTACCTGGAGCTTCCCAAGGGCTCGGCGATCGGTTGCGCCTCGGGGACGGACGCGCTGATCCTGGCCCTGATGGCCCTGGATGTCGGGCCGGGGGACGAGGTCGTCACGACCCCATACAGCTTCTTCGCCACGGCGGGGGCGGTCGTGCGCCTTGGGGCCAGGCCCGTGTTCGCGGATATCGACCCCATGACCGGGAACATCGACCTTGTCGAGGTCGAGCGCAGGTTGACCCCGAGGACAAAGGCTTTTCTGCCCGTGCATCTGTTCGGCCAGACCGTGCCCCTGGAGGGCGTCTCGGAGCTCTGTGCCGAACGGGGCGTGGCGATCGTGGAGGACGCCGCTCAGGCCTTCGGCGCCTGGCGTCGGGCGGAGAACCGTATCGCGCGGGCCGGCGCCGTGGGGGACGTGGGGTGCTACTCCTTCTTTCCCACGAAGAACCTGGGGGGCTGTGGCGACGGCGGAATGATCGTAACGCGCGACACAGGACGGGCCGAACGGCTGCGGCGCCTGCGGGTCCACGGCGAGGGGCGCACTTACTTTCACGAGGAGGTCGGGCTGAACAGCCGGCTCGACGCCCTCCAGGCCGCGGTCCTCGATGTGAAGCTGCCTCACCTGGAGCGCTGGAATGCCGACCGGCGCCTCTGCGCCGACCGGTATCGTCTGCTCTTCGAGTCCCGGGGGCTGACGGACCGGGTGACGCTTCCCGAGGAGCTCGCCGGCAACCATCATATCTATCATCAGTATGTGGTGCGCGTTCCGGACCGGGACAGGCTGATGGCCCACCTCGACGGGCTGGGGTTGACGACGCGCGTCTATTACCCCCTGCCGCTGCACCTCCAGCCCTGCTTCGCCTTTCTGGGAGGACGGCCTGGGGATTGTCCGCAGGCGGAGCGCCTGTCGCAGGAGGCCCTGGCGCTCCCGATTTTCCCCGGCCTCGAGGCGGAGGAACAGGAGCGTCTGGTGGAGGCGATCGCGGCTTTTATGACCTAG
- a CDS encoding zinc metallopeptidase, translating to MYYPFFDPTMLHPSMLLLIPALLLSFWAQMRVKSTFDRFSQVRARGGVTGAQAARMLLDRFGLSSVPVNHVEGDLTDHYDPRDRTLSLSDSVYSSSSIAAIGIAAHEVGHAIQHSEGYAPLMFRNRVAPAVGLVSNMAIPLFIIGFMMHGQFLMNLGIVLFLGATVFHLVTLPVEYNASSRAITILDGTGALAPDELNGAKRVLDAAAWTYVAAALMAVLHLVRLLILRGSSQDR from the coding sequence ATGTATTATCCTTTTTTCGATCCCACGATGCTCCACCCCTCGATGCTCCTTTTGATCCCGGCGCTGCTCCTGTCGTTCTGGGCCCAGATGCGCGTAAAGAGCACCTTCGACCGCTTCAGCCAGGTCCGGGCGCGGGGCGGTGTCACGGGCGCCCAGGCGGCGCGGATGCTGCTGGATCGTTTCGGGCTGTCCTCCGTGCCGGTCAACCACGTTGAGGGGGACCTGACCGACCACTACGATCCCAGGGACCGGACGCTCAGCCTGTCGGACTCGGTCTACTCCAGCTCCAGCATTGCCGCCATCGGAATCGCCGCCCATGAGGTGGGGCACGCCATCCAACACAGCGAGGGATACGCGCCCCTGATGTTCCGCAACCGGGTGGCGCCTGCGGTAGGGCTGGTCTCCAACATGGCCATCCCCCTTTTCATCATCGGGTTCATGATGCATGGCCAGTTCCTGATGAATCTGGGCATCGTCCTCTTTTTGGGTGCAACCGTCTTCCACCTGGTGACGCTGCCGGTGGAGTACAACGCGAGCTCGCGCGCCATCACGATCCTGGACGGGACGGGAGCCCTGGCCCCGGATGAGCTGAATGGCGCCAAGAGAGTCCTGGACGCAGCCGCCTGGACCTACGTCGCCGCCGCCCTGATGGCCGTGCTGCATCTGGTGCGCCTTCTGATCCTGAGGGGTTCCTCTCAGGACCGCTGA